Proteins from a single region of Bacteroidales bacterium:
- a CDS encoding polysaccharide deacetylase family protein: MLKIALSHDIDRVDKTYQYFTKSLAHLIKLNAKGLTGQIRSIGKKKPYWTFDEFIEIEKRYNVRSTVFFLNESIKLNPFDLESYKLSLGRYKILDPRIVGVINYLDQNGWEIGVHGSFNSFKNFELLKEEKETLEKIVGHPISGIRQHYLNLNEHTWQFQQKAGFLYDSSWGYTRDIGFKEDKYLPFHPLDNHFKVIPLTIMDTCFMARPDRWVRYEKLLDQCEEKEAIMVINFHQHVFSRYDFPGYLETYVELIERAIRRDAKFVTLSEI; this comes from the coding sequence ATGTTGAAAATAGCTCTCTCCCACGACATTGATCGTGTTGATAAAACGTATCAGTATTTTACAAAAAGTTTAGCGCATTTAATCAAATTAAATGCAAAAGGTTTGACTGGTCAAATTAGGTCAATAGGCAAAAAGAAACCTTATTGGACATTTGATGAATTTATTGAAATTGAAAAAAGATACAATGTAAGGTCAACCGTTTTTTTCTTGAATGAATCAATTAAATTGAATCCTTTTGATCTGGAGTCTTATAAATTATCTTTAGGGAGATATAAAATTCTCGATCCGAGAATTGTAGGGGTAATAAATTATCTTGACCAAAATGGATGGGAGATTGGAGTGCATGGGTCATTCAATTCCTTTAAAAATTTTGAGCTTCTAAAAGAGGAGAAAGAAACCTTGGAGAAAATAGTCGGGCATCCCATTTCTGGAATCAGACAACATTACCTCAATTTGAACGAACATACCTGGCAATTTCAACAAAAAGCAGGATTCCTATATGATTCATCCTGGGGCTATACAAGAGATATCGGGTTTAAAGAAGACAAATACTTACCTTTCCATCCATTGGACAACCATTTTAAAGTAATACCTCTCACCATAATGGATACTTGTTTTATGGCTAGACCTGACAGATGGGTAAGGTATGAAAAACTTCTTGATCAATGTGAAGAAAAAGAAGCAATTATGGTGATAAATTTTCATCAACATGTTTTCAGTAGGTATGACTTTCCGGGTTATCTGGAAACTTATGTTGAACTTATTGAGAGAGCGATTAGGCGCGATGCTAAATTTGTTACGCTGTCCGAGATTTAA
- a CDS encoding glycosyltransferase translates to MNVLFVSSGNTLYGISPITRSQGVSLGNFNVEVFYFPIVGKGLRSYLIHIVKLKKHLSVKKYDLIHAHYSLAGFVATLAGSKPLVVSLMGSDSKHGFFSNLFIKFFSVFFWRECIVKSKEMRESLNLRTAFLIPNGVDIVRFIPMQKETAQNLLGWGNDKKHILFGANVNRPEKNFTLTQAAIKKIGNKNVETHALNNIDPVVIPLLLNASDVVMLTSLWEGSPNVIKEAMACNRPIVSTDVGDVRWLFGDLHGHYLTGFEPGDVADKIMEAINFSHDYQHTNGRDRIIQLELDSNSVAKRIVEIYSQILKR, encoded by the coding sequence TTGAATGTACTTTTTGTAAGTAGCGGAAATACACTATATGGAATATCCCCTATCACCAGAAGCCAGGGCGTATCATTGGGAAACTTTAATGTTGAGGTTTTTTATTTTCCAATTGTTGGTAAAGGTTTACGAAGCTATTTAATTCATATAGTTAAACTTAAAAAGCACTTAAGTGTCAAAAAGTATGATTTAATTCATGCCCATTATTCATTAGCTGGATTTGTGGCAACATTAGCCGGTAGTAAACCCTTGGTTGTTTCTTTGATGGGAAGCGACTCAAAGCATGGTTTTTTTTCAAATCTATTTATCAAGTTCTTTTCAGTTTTTTTTTGGCGAGAGTGCATTGTTAAATCAAAAGAAATGCGTGAAAGCTTAAACCTGAGAACAGCATTTCTTATTCCGAATGGAGTAGATATCGTTAGATTTATTCCAATGCAAAAGGAAACAGCCCAAAACCTTTTGGGGTGGGGTAATGATAAAAAACACATATTATTTGGGGCAAATGTAAATCGACCCGAGAAAAACTTCACTTTAACACAAGCAGCAATTAAAAAAATAGGAAACAAAAATGTTGAAACACACGCTTTGAATAATATTGACCCTGTGGTTATTCCATTATTGTTAAACGCCTCTGATGTAGTGATGCTCACAAGTTTATGGGAAGGAAGCCCAAATGTGATAAAAGAAGCAATGGCTTGCAATCGTCCAATCGTTTCTACTGATGTTGGTGATGTAAGATGGCTTTTTGGTGATTTGCATGGCCATTATCTTACTGGTTTTGAACCAGGAGATGTTGCTGATAAGATAATGGAGGCTATTAATTTTTCTCACGATTATCAGCATACCAATGGAAGAGACCGTATTATTCAATTGGAATTAGATTCTAATAGCGTGGCGAAACGAATAGTTGAGATATATAGTCAAATTTTAAAGCGCTAA
- a CDS encoding GxxExxY protein, with product MTDLIFKDESYKIIGCCFEVYNHLGPGFMEAVYQEALAMEFTEQGVPFVEFAEMTINYKGRQLRKKYFPDFLCYENIIVEIKALENLCSDHQAQVLNYLKGTSSPLGILVNFGSSKLQHQRFANTKNDR from the coding sequence ATGACAGATTTAATTTTTAAAGATGAATCTTACAAGATAATCGGCTGTTGTTTTGAGGTATATAATCATCTTGGTCCTGGCTTCATGGAAGCAGTTTACCAGGAGGCTCTTGCTATGGAATTTACTGAACAGGGCGTCCCATTTGTTGAGTTTGCTGAGATGACGATAAATTACAAAGGAAGACAACTCAGGAAGAAGTACTTCCCCGACTTTTTGTGCTACGAAAATATCATTGTTGAGATCAAAGCTTTAGAAAATCTCTGTTCGGATCATCAGGCACAGGTGCTTAATTATCTTAAAGGAACCAGTAGCCCTCTGGGAATTTTAGTGAATTTCGGGAGTAGTAAACTACAGCACCAGCGGTTTGCAAATACAAAGAATGACCGCTAA
- a CDS encoding nucleotidyltransferase domain-containing protein — translation MIIRDEISKGEEVFRRLCKAHDVKSLYAFGSATNDHFNFQSSDIDLVVEIDEADPVKRGEKLLSLWDAFERFFNRKVDLLTDASIKNPFLRKSIDSGKVLIYDGSGAEIFV, via the coding sequence GTGATAATAAGAGACGAAATATCAAAAGGAGAAGAAGTATTCAGACGTTTGTGCAAAGCGCATGACGTAAAATCCTTGTATGCTTTTGGATCTGCCACCAACGATCACTTCAATTTTCAAAGCAGTGACATTGATCTGGTCGTCGAAATTGATGAAGCTGATCCCGTGAAACGGGGCGAGAAGTTACTTTCGCTGTGGGATGCTTTTGAACGTTTTTTTAATAGAAAAGTTGATTTATTAACGGACGCATCTATCAAAAATCCATTTTTAAGAAAAAGTATTGATTCTGGTAAAGTATTAATTTATGACGGATCAGGGGCTGAAATATTTGTCTGA
- a CDS encoding four helix bundle protein, with protein MSKNYQGFKDLIVYQKAFRLSMDVFEVSKLFPKEEIYSLTDQIRRSSRSVGANLGEAWARRRYVKSFVAKLIDSQGESFETTHWLDTAIAAKYIDQKKYDELSGMNIEIQKMLESMINSPDKFCH; from the coding sequence ATGAGTAAAAATTATCAGGGTTTTAAGGATCTGATTGTATATCAGAAGGCTTTCCGCTTGTCGATGGACGTTTTTGAGGTATCGAAGTTGTTCCCAAAAGAGGAAATTTATTCATTAACTGATCAAATTAGAAGATCTTCTAGGTCAGTGGGAGCAAATTTAGGAGAGGCGTGGGCGAGAAGACGATACGTAAAATCTTTTGTGGCCAAGTTAATCGATTCTCAGGGTGAATCATTCGAGACTACGCATTGGTTGGATACTGCCATAGCAGCAAAATATATCGATCAAAAAAAATATGATGAATTATCGGGAATGAATATCGAAATTCAAAAAATGTTGGAATCAATGATTAACAGCCCTGATAAATTTTGCCATTAG
- a CDS encoding four helix bundle protein: MRIFEITKNFPKDERYSLTDQIRRSSRSVTSNLCEAWAKRIYVKSFVSKLSDSLGEEYETEGWLDYSKDCGYIDAHLHFDLMNQYDEVRKMLISMINNPEKFCK, encoded by the coding sequence ATGAGGATTTTTGAGATCACAAAGAATTTTCCAAAGGATGAGCGATATTCACTTACTGATCAAATCAGGCGATCATCCCGATCGGTAACTTCCAACCTTTGCGAAGCCTGGGCAAAGAGAATTTACGTAAAATCATTCGTGAGTAAACTTAGCGATTCTTTGGGGGAGGAATACGAAACTGAGGGATGGTTGGATTATTCTAAAGATTGCGGCTACATTGATGCACATTTGCATTTTGATCTTATGAATCAATATGATGAAGTAAGAAAGATGCTAATATCAATGATTAATAATCCCGAAAAATTCTGTAAGTAA
- a CDS encoding DUF2683 family protein, which yields MEVLTIHPENNEQMEAVKAVLKALKIPFVKRESLYDQDFINKVLEAEKERHQALVLNSGDDIDTYFNNLANEVQD from the coding sequence ATGGAAGTATTAACAATTCATCCTGAAAATAATGAACAAATGGAGGCGGTTAAAGCTGTATTGAAGGCTTTAAAGATTCCTTTTGTTAAGCGGGAAAGCCTCTATGACCAAGACTTTATTAACAAGGTTTTAGAGGCAGAAAAAGAACGTCATCAGGCTTTGGTTTTAAACAGCGGTGACGATATAGATACCTATTTTAATAATCTTGCCAATGAGGTACAAGATTGA
- a CDS encoding Txe/YoeB family addiction module toxin: MRYKIEILPQADKDIRFYQKAGNKAAIRKIMVIIKDLSIHPTTGIGKPEELKYELKGYWSRRIDKKNRLIYRIEEEKVTVLLVSAYGHY, translated from the coding sequence ATGAGGTACAAGATTGAAATACTGCCACAAGCTGATAAGGATATCCGGTTTTACCAAAAGGCAGGTAATAAGGCTGCAATCAGAAAAATAATGGTTATTATTAAAGATCTCAGTATTCACCCTACAACAGGAATTGGAAAGCCGGAAGAACTTAAATATGAGCTTAAAGGTTATTGGAGCCGGCGTATTGATAAAAAGAACAGGTTGATTTATAGGATTGAAGAAGAAAAGGTAACTGTACTTTTAGTATCAGCCTACGGTCATTATTAA
- a CDS encoding VanZ family protein produces MSRRTLLLIYLIAIVVLVAIPVGNENVKSLNSIFLLRLRGDYIVHMLLFVPWCFLKPGLDLSKWWWLLAGVAFALAAESLQYFIPYRAFNINDMIANALGVVLSFILVSIWQLRVSIKKERGY; encoded by the coding sequence ATGTCACGTCGCACCCTCCTACTAATTTATCTCATCGCAATCGTTGTATTGGTAGCCATTCCTGTGGGCAACGAAAACGTGAAAAGTCTTAACAGCATATTTCTGCTTCGTCTCCGTGGCGACTATATCGTGCACATGCTGCTCTTCGTCCCCTGGTGTTTTCTAAAACCCGGGTTGGATTTGTCGAAGTGGTGGTGGTTGCTGGCAGGAGTAGCTTTTGCTTTAGCTGCTGAGAGTCTGCAATATTTCATTCCCTACCGCGCCTTCAACATCAACGACATGATCGCCAATGCGCTGGGGGTAGTGTTGAGTTTTATTTTGGTGTCGATCTGGCAGCTACGTGTTTCAATAAAAAAAGAACGTGGTTACTGA
- a CDS encoding helix-turn-helix domain-containing protein encodes MKNENELNDVFQRLMNGAPKDEQHYAPLNGVDCNSDLYRLFNSMDQEAAVACRKIMAQIDKEKPQRPINPEVWLKTADVMSCCQISRRTVANYRDQKKLAFTKIGNKCLYREYDVVAMMFYKYNGKKVETGGKQAGESK; translated from the coding sequence ATGAAAAATGAAAATGAATTAAATGATGTGTTTCAGCGCTTGATGAATGGCGCCCCTAAAGATGAACAGCATTATGCTCCACTAAATGGCGTCGATTGTAATAGCGACCTGTACCGATTATTCAACAGCATGGACCAGGAAGCGGCGGTGGCCTGCCGTAAAATAATGGCACAAATAGATAAAGAGAAGCCCCAAAGACCCATCAACCCTGAAGTATGGCTGAAGACAGCCGACGTGATGAGTTGCTGTCAAATCTCGAGAAGGACTGTTGCCAATTATAGGGATCAAAAGAAATTGGCTTTTACGAAAATTGGAAATAAATGCCTTTACCGCGAATACGATGTCGTAGCGATGATGTTCTATAAATACAACGGCAAGAAGGTCGAAACCGGGGGAAAGCAGGCTGGGGAAAGTAAGTAG
- a CDS encoding DUF6266 family protein: protein MATIKKGLLGGVSGKVGNVVGGNWKGIDYLRILPASVANPKTTKQLNQRTKFLRVIRFLQPLNEFVRIGFKAYAIKMSAFNAAMSYNFHHAIAGSYPDYEIDYGNARISRGQLTGGMNANCASPEPAKISITWADNTGQGSAQSGDKAMVVVYNPITEESTMVLEAATRMDATAELMVPTSWSGDEVHCYLSFSLLESLISSGGKKAISDSLYCGGVVVS from the coding sequence ATGGCAACAATCAAAAAAGGCCTCCTTGGAGGCGTCTCAGGAAAAGTCGGCAATGTTGTCGGCGGCAACTGGAAAGGGATCGACTACTTGCGGATACTTCCTGCAAGTGTGGCAAATCCCAAAACTACCAAACAACTCAATCAGCGCACGAAGTTTCTCCGCGTAATCCGGTTTCTTCAGCCGCTGAACGAGTTCGTCCGCATTGGCTTCAAGGCCTATGCTATCAAAATGTCGGCATTCAACGCCGCCATGAGTTACAACTTCCACCATGCCATAGCGGGCAGCTACCCGGATTATGAAATCGATTATGGTAATGCACGTATCTCGCGCGGACAGCTCACCGGAGGCATGAATGCAAACTGCGCTTCGCCGGAACCAGCTAAGATATCGATCACCTGGGCTGACAATACCGGTCAGGGATCGGCACAATCAGGCGACAAAGCCATGGTGGTAGTCTATAATCCTATTACGGAAGAATCGACGATGGTGCTGGAGGCTGCCACGCGTATGGATGCTACCGCTGAGCTTATGGTTCCTACCTCCTGGAGCGGCGATGAGGTTCACTGCTATCTGAGTTTTAGTCTGCTGGAGTCGCTCATCAGCTCGGGCGGGAAGAAGGCTATTTCCGACAGTCTGTACTGTGGCGGGGTGGTTGTGAGCTAA
- a CDS encoding type II toxin-antitoxin system YafQ family toxin: protein MYKIKASNKFEKDFVKCAKRNFNLELLGKVLEILESSGNLPRNYKPHLLSGNYNGYWECHIKPDWLLIWKQDDNTQTIELVRTGTHSDLFR, encoded by the coding sequence GTGTATAAAATCAAGGCCTCAAATAAATTTGAAAAAGACTTTGTAAAATGTGCCAAGCGCAATTTCAACCTGGAATTGTTAGGAAAAGTTCTTGAAATACTTGAAAGTTCAGGAAATTTACCCCGGAATTATAAACCTCATTTATTATCAGGAAATTACAACGGATATTGGGAATGTCATATCAAACCTGATTGGTTACTTATTTGGAAACAAGACGATAACACCCAAACGATTGAATTAGTTCGTACAGGAACTCATTCTGATTTATTTAGATAA
- a CDS encoding GNAT family N-acetyltransferase, with the protein MKLKVKTDFDNAFISQWDAFVRAHPDGSVLQSHFCYQLFQSTLNFDPVLIYCLNEQDAIAGLLLGVVIREEGRLKKSFSSRTVVYSGPLIMDGAGAKQEVFNLLLRRLVEEVKHRSIFIQFRPSCDLSVFQPGFERLGFHHTPRLNLLVDTTDRERVKHEMSASRLRQIKQSIKNGAEIIVPDKVSQIDEFYLLLSDLYRHKVKKPLPDRSFFRAFFEATRDGNNGHIFLIRHQQRIIGGIMAPGFTGNTLFEWYVCGLDEEYRSRHIYPSVLATWAAIDYAAGNNFYRFDFMGVGKPGVPYGVRDFKMRFGGTVVSYGRYIRINNKFLYTLAELGYNVLSLMKRV; encoded by the coding sequence TTGAAACTAAAGGTTAAAACAGATTTTGATAATGCTTTTATCAGCCAATGGGATGCTTTTGTTCGTGCTCATCCTGATGGCAGCGTGCTGCAAAGCCATTTTTGTTACCAGCTTTTTCAAAGCACATTAAATTTCGATCCGGTATTGATTTATTGTCTTAATGAGCAAGATGCCATAGCCGGATTGCTGCTCGGCGTGGTGATAAGGGAAGAGGGCCGGCTGAAGAAATCTTTTTCGTCGCGCACTGTGGTTTATAGTGGTCCGCTGATAATGGATGGAGCAGGGGCGAAGCAGGAAGTTTTTAACCTGCTGTTGCGGCGGCTTGTGGAGGAGGTAAAGCATCGTTCTATCTTTATCCAGTTTCGGCCTTCCTGCGATCTTTCTGTTTTTCAACCCGGGTTTGAGCGGCTGGGTTTTCATCATACCCCACGTCTCAACCTGCTGGTGGATACTACCGATCGTGAGCGTGTGAAACATGAGATGTCGGCATCGCGCCTGCGACAGATAAAGCAATCCATTAAAAATGGTGCTGAAATAATCGTTCCCGACAAGGTTTCACAGATTGATGAATTTTATCTTTTGCTTTCTGATCTTTACCGTCACAAGGTAAAGAAGCCGCTGCCCGACAGGAGTTTTTTTCGTGCTTTTTTTGAAGCTACCCGCGACGGTAACAACGGACATATCTTTCTTATCCGGCACCAGCAACGCATCATCGGCGGAATTATGGCTCCGGGGTTTACAGGCAACACGCTGTTTGAGTGGTACGTGTGCGGTCTGGATGAAGAATATCGCAGCAGGCATATCTACCCATCGGTGTTGGCTACCTGGGCAGCAATAGATTATGCTGCCGGCAATAATTTTTACAGATTTGATTTCATGGGCGTCGGAAAGCCGGGAGTTCCATACGGCGTGCGCGATTTTAAAATGCGCTTTGGCGGCACCGTAGTCAGCTATGGCAGGTACATCCGCATCAACAATAAATTTCTTTACACCCTTGCCGAATTGGGTTACAATGTTTTATCTTTAATGAAAAGAGTATAG
- a CDS encoding sugar transferase, which yields MKRKLLFLFFDIIFVAFSFLLLAWLKPGTRAVILPTYYGWFLLFLLVWVFVSYFAKKYDSDRFSFFKQKILSILLSNFIIVGLATAAMYLFGGYQFSRFLLLGTVIITTIVEITGAAIIYVFKSSVVVEYDNDKPVGDIYQDTYNKKQRLPLRKHQKKSSPGEQQEIDTALLDLVYKEEGEEVGAFIGEYIKKSNGLLKIVSTSTRFNISILSHTYGCLVNLHRINDIQYINKFFEEANTKLPIGGLFMGKAETHKNRKERILKKYFFPLNYSIYTIDFILKRVFPKVLGLKKIYFGITKGHNRLLSRAETLGRLYSCGFEVLEEKFINGHLFFAARKTGKPSFPKSPTYGPIIRLNRVGRDGKMFHVYKMRTMHPFAEYLQAYVHKLNDLQEGGKFKDDFRVSTIGLIMRKVWIDELPMLVNLLKGEIKLVGVRPLSQHYYNLYSVELQQKRIKHKPGLVPPFYKDMPKELDEIMESEMRYLEAYEKAPFKTDVTYFFAAVGNIFFKHARSN from the coding sequence ATGAAACGGAAGTTACTTTTTTTATTTTTCGACATCATTTTTGTCGCCTTTTCTTTCCTTTTGCTGGCATGGCTGAAGCCTGGAACGCGGGCTGTGATCCTGCCGACATATTATGGTTGGTTCCTGTTGTTTTTACTGGTATGGGTTTTTGTTTCGTATTTTGCTAAGAAATATGATTCAGACAGGTTTAGCTTTTTTAAACAAAAAATTTTATCCATACTTCTTTCCAATTTCATCATCGTGGGTTTGGCAACAGCAGCCATGTACCTTTTTGGAGGCTATCAGTTTTCACGATTTCTTTTGTTAGGAACTGTTATTATTACAACCATTGTAGAGATTACCGGAGCTGCCATCATTTACGTTTTTAAGAGTTCTGTGGTTGTAGAGTATGATAACGATAAGCCGGTTGGAGACATCTATCAGGATACTTACAACAAAAAGCAAAGGCTGCCTTTGCGCAAGCACCAGAAAAAAAGTTCTCCGGGCGAGCAGCAGGAAATCGATACTGCCCTGCTCGATCTCGTTTATAAAGAAGAAGGTGAGGAGGTGGGAGCCTTCATTGGTGAATACATTAAAAAATCGAATGGGCTTCTTAAGATCGTTTCAACAAGCACTCGTTTTAATATTTCCATCCTGTCGCATACCTATGGCTGCCTTGTCAACCTTCATCGCATCAACGACATCCAGTATATCAATAAATTTTTTGAGGAAGCTAATACAAAGTTGCCAATAGGTGGGCTTTTTATGGGAAAAGCAGAAACGCATAAAAATCGTAAAGAACGCATCCTGAAGAAGTATTTTTTTCCGCTCAACTATTCGATCTATACAATCGATTTTATTTTGAAACGGGTCTTCCCTAAAGTTCTGGGTCTCAAGAAAATTTATTTTGGCATAACGAAGGGGCACAATCGTTTGCTTTCACGTGCCGAAACACTTGGCCGTCTTTATTCCTGTGGTTTTGAAGTGCTGGAAGAAAAATTTATTAATGGTCATTTGTTTTTCGCAGCCCGAAAAACGGGTAAACCATCGTTTCCAAAATCACCTACGTATGGCCCTATTATCCGGCTCAACCGTGTGGGCAGAGATGGAAAGATGTTTCATGTGTATAAAATGCGCACCATGCATCCCTTTGCGGAGTACCTGCAGGCCTACGTTCATAAGTTAAATGATCTGCAGGAAGGAGGCAAGTTTAAAGACGATTTTCGCGTGAGTACCATTGGGCTGATTATGCGCAAGGTGTGGATTGATGAGCTGCCTATGCTTGTTAACCTGCTCAAGGGCGAAATAAAGCTCGTGGGCGTGCGACCGTTGAGCCAACATTATTACAACTTGTATTCTGTCGAGCTGCAGCAAAAAAGAATAAAACACAAACCCGGATTGGTGCCTCCATTTTATAAAGATATGCCCAAAGAACTGGATGAGATTATGGAGTCGGAGATGCGCTATCTGGAGGCTTACGAAAAAGCTCCCTTTAAAACTGACGTTACTTATTTTTTCGCTGCTGTTGGTAATATCTTTTTTAAGCACGCACGAAGCAATTAA
- a CDS encoding YjbH domain-containing protein encodes MTLRFGKYFRLVLMSTVFILLNSYACKAQSLPGTTGYFNIPSAEIYPDRTLFVGTNLLNKEYKKWGNPDYHAMDFFVTTTFIPFVELSVRYSRMIDLPGELYKSTVGDRMASIRVRPLKEGRYHPAVVVGLQNFFTTLQSGGASHFNSTYVVLTKNFRLNTFIDRVGVTAGYGSDLFTAADYQFLGLFYGINFSPKNMDFLELMVEYDADKWNAGARVTILKHVVILAGLEGMDAFSGGISYKFQLP; translated from the coding sequence ATGACACTTCGATTTGGTAAATATTTTCGATTGGTGCTTATGAGCACGGTATTCATCCTATTGAATAGCTACGCCTGCAAGGCTCAATCTCTGCCCGGAACTACAGGATATTTCAACATTCCCTCAGCCGAAATTTATCCCGATCGTACATTATTTGTTGGAACCAATTTGCTTAACAAGGAATACAAAAAATGGGGCAATCCCGATTATCATGCAATGGATTTCTTTGTCACCACTACTTTTATCCCTTTCGTCGAACTCTCGGTGCGTTACTCCCGCATGATCGATTTGCCCGGAGAATTGTACAAGAGTACTGTTGGCGATAGAATGGCTTCCATCCGTGTGCGTCCGCTCAAAGAGGGCCGGTACCATCCTGCAGTAGTGGTGGGGCTGCAAAACTTTTTCACCACCCTGCAGTCGGGCGGTGCTTCTCATTTCAACTCTACCTATGTTGTTCTCACTAAGAATTTCCGTCTCAACACCTTTATCGACAGGGTGGGGGTGACGGCAGGTTACGGTTCCGATCTTTTTACTGCTGCCGATTACCAATTTCTCGGTCTCTTCTATGGTATCAATTTCTCGCCGAAAAATATGGATTTCCTGGAGCTGATGGTTGAGTATGATGCCGACAAGTGGAATGCCGGTGCACGGGTTACGATTTTGAAACACGTGGTCATTCTGGCGGGGCTTGAGGGGATGGATGCTTTTTCCGGTGGCATCAGCTACAAGTTTCAGTTGCCTTAA
- the selD gene encoding selenide, water dikinase SelD gives MKPTTPEITPLKLTQFSIAGGCGCKVPNNQLSGIINNITTPTNPMILSDFRNNEDAAIVKIDDEHCMVYSLDFFTPIVDDPELFGRIAAANAISDIYAKAATPTFALAILGYPRELDGTDIAGKIIKGASDLCHELNINILGGHTIYNPQVFFGMSITGTAKISQLKLNDKAQAGDLIYHTKPIGTGIMATALKKGVLFPEDEEILVSYLKQPNNFGAKLSGFDFVHSMTDITGFGLIGHLGEICQASNVSARIDLQKVKLLPNLDEYIEMGLLTAGGKTNNQNYCQHLNGLSENTKAIVSDPQTNGGLMIMVAKENRKAFEAIMTANGLQDFTTPIGEITKKGQVLVEVIE, from the coding sequence ATGAAACCAACAACACCAGAGATTACGCCGCTTAAACTCACCCAATTTTCCATAGCCGGAGGGTGTGGTTGTAAGGTACCAAACAACCAACTTTCAGGTATCATCAACAACATTACCACCCCGACTAACCCGATGATTCTTTCAGATTTTAGAAACAACGAAGATGCTGCCATCGTGAAGATTGACGACGAGCACTGCATGGTTTACAGCCTGGATTTTTTCACGCCCATTGTGGACGACCCGGAGCTATTTGGCCGTATCGCTGCCGCCAACGCCATCAGCGACATCTACGCCAAAGCAGCAACTCCCACATTCGCATTGGCCATTTTAGGCTACCCACGCGAGCTTGATGGCACCGATATCGCCGGTAAAATCATCAAAGGCGCCAGCGACTTGTGCCACGAACTCAACATTAACATTCTGGGTGGGCACACCATCTACAATCCACAGGTATTTTTTGGGATGTCGATAACGGGAACAGCTAAAATATCGCAGCTTAAGCTCAATGACAAAGCACAGGCAGGCGATCTGATTTATCACACCAAACCCATTGGAACAGGAATCATGGCGACGGCATTAAAAAAAGGCGTTTTGTTCCCGGAAGATGAGGAAATCCTGGTTAGCTATTTAAAACAGCCCAACAACTTTGGCGCGAAACTATCGGGTTTTGATTTTGTACACAGCATGACCGACATTACCGGCTTTGGACTTATCGGGCATCTGGGCGAAATTTGCCAGGCCAGCAATGTTTCGGCTCGTATTGACTTGCAGAAAGTAAAGTTGCTGCCCAACCTGGACGAATACATAGAGATGGGGCTACTTACCGCCGGCGGCAAAACCAATAACCAGAACTATTGTCAGCATCTGAACGGACTCAGTGAAAATACTAAGGCCATCGTCAGCGATCCACAAACCAACGGCGGACTGATGATCATGGTAGCCAAAGAAAACCGAAAAGCCTTTGAGGCGATAATGACTGCCAACGGATTACAGGATTTCACTACGCCAATAGGCGAGATTACCAAAAAAGGACAAGTTCTGGTAGAAGTGATTGAATAA